A genomic window from Lycium barbarum isolate Lr01 chromosome 4, ASM1917538v2, whole genome shotgun sequence includes:
- the LOC132635574 gene encoding autophagy-related protein 18a-like isoform X2: MATISPFSPPIPVPNTSSKFQSPMLQPYLEQLEAQQLQLQPVVVKQVNDEPLHGSSIQNPESGVSSNHASVNHSVTAYHVSFNQDYGCFAIGTDRGFGVFNCVPFCESFCRYFENIGGIGIIEMFFRTNILAFVGHGDHPQYPRNKVMIWDDHQSRCISELCFRSEVRSIRLQQDCIVVVLEQKIFVYNFSNLKLLFQIETTTNPKGLCEVSQTAGPLVLVCPGLQKGQVRIEHYASKRTKYIVAHDSVLACFALTREGNLLATASTKGTLIRIFNTLEGTLLQEVRRGLDRAEIYSVSFSPTAQWLAVCSDKGTVHVFSPKVNLMNLSTNKSNSSSDSRVPVAASSSFSFIRGVLPKYFNSEWSVAQFRLPGVSKYIVTFGNEKNTLIILGWDGRIHLF, from the exons ATGGCCACTATTTCCCCGTTCTCCCCTCCCATTCCAGTCCCAAATACTAGTTCAAAGTTTCAGTCTCCAATGCTTCAACCTTATTTAGAGCAACTAGAAGCACAACAACTTCAGCTGCAGCCAGTTGTTGTTAAACAGGTAAATGATGAGCCTCTTCATGGTTCGTCTATCCAAAACCCTGAATCGGGTGTTAGTTCTAATCATGCTTCTGTCAATCATTCGGTAACTGCATACCATGTTTCATTCAATCAAGACTATGGCTGTTTTGCTATCGGCACTGATCGCGGTTTTGGAGTATTTAACTGTGTCCCTTTCTGTGAGTCCTTTTGTCGATACTTTGAAAATATAGGTGGTATTGGAATTATTGAAATGTTCTTTCGCACCAATATATTAGCCTTTGTTGGACATGGAGATCATCCGCAATATCCCCGAAACAAGGTCATGATTTGGGATGATCACCAAAGCCGTTGCATCAGTGAGCTCTGTTTCCGGTCGGAGGTGCGCAGCATCAGGCTTCAACAGGACTGCATCGTGGTAGTTCTTGAGCAGAAGATATTTGTCTACAATTTTTCTAATCTGAAGTTGTTGTTTCAAATTgaaacaacaacaaacccaaagGGTCTCTGTGAGGTTTCACAAACTGCTGGTCCACTCGTATTGGTGTGCCCTGGTCTGCAAAAGGGTCAAGTTCGGATCGAACATTATGCATCAAAAAGAACGAAATATATTGTAGCACATGACTCAGTGCTTGCATGTTTTGCTCTTACTAGGGAAGGCAACCTGCTGGCAACAGCAAGCACCAAGGGTACACTAATCCGGATTTTCAACACTCTTGAAGGTACATTGTTGCAGGAG GTAAGAAGGGGTTTGGATAGAGCAGAAATATACAGTGTTTCATTCTCTCCAACTGCTCAGTGGCTAGCTGTCTGCAGCGACAAAGGCACTGTTCACGTTTTCAGCCCCAAGGTCAATCTAATGAACTTGAGTACTAACAAGTCAAATAGTTCTTCCGACTCCCGTGTTCCTGTGGCGGCATCTAGCTCATTCTCCTTCATCAGAG GAGTGCTTCCAAAGTATTTTAACTCAGAATGGTCTGTGGCTCAATTCCGGCTGCCAGGAGTTTCTAAATACATTGTTACATTCGGTAATGAAAAGAATACACTGATAATTCTCGGCTGGGACGGAAG aATACATTTGTTTTGA
- the LOC132635574 gene encoding autophagy-related protein 18a-like isoform X1 has protein sequence MATISPFSPPIPVPNTSSKFQSPMLQPYLEQLEAQQLQLQPVVVKQVNDEPLHGSSIQNPESGVSSNHASVNHSVTAYHVSFNQDYGCFAIGTDRGFGVFNCVPFCESFCRYFENIGGIGIIEMFFRTNILAFVGHGDHPQYPRNKVMIWDDHQSRCISELCFRSEVRSIRLQQDCIVVVLEQKIFVYNFSNLKLLFQIETTTNPKGLCEVSQTAGPLVLVCPGLQKGQVRIEHYASKRTKYIVAHDSVLACFALTREGNLLATASTKGTLIRIFNTLEGTLLQEVRRGLDRAEIYSVSFSPTAQWLAVCSDKGTVHVFSPKVNLMNLSTNKSNSSSDSRVPVAASSSFSFIRGVLPKYFNSEWSVAQFRLPGVSKYIVTFGNEKNTLIILGWDGSFIRCKFDPASSKEMTQLEYHNFLKPEEPCNGKYG, from the exons ATGGCCACTATTTCCCCGTTCTCCCCTCCCATTCCAGTCCCAAATACTAGTTCAAAGTTTCAGTCTCCAATGCTTCAACCTTATTTAGAGCAACTAGAAGCACAACAACTTCAGCTGCAGCCAGTTGTTGTTAAACAGGTAAATGATGAGCCTCTTCATGGTTCGTCTATCCAAAACCCTGAATCGGGTGTTAGTTCTAATCATGCTTCTGTCAATCATTCGGTAACTGCATACCATGTTTCATTCAATCAAGACTATGGCTGTTTTGCTATCGGCACTGATCGCGGTTTTGGAGTATTTAACTGTGTCCCTTTCTGTGAGTCCTTTTGTCGATACTTTGAAAATATAGGTGGTATTGGAATTATTGAAATGTTCTTTCGCACCAATATATTAGCCTTTGTTGGACATGGAGATCATCCGCAATATCCCCGAAACAAGGTCATGATTTGGGATGATCACCAAAGCCGTTGCATCAGTGAGCTCTGTTTCCGGTCGGAGGTGCGCAGCATCAGGCTTCAACAGGACTGCATCGTGGTAGTTCTTGAGCAGAAGATATTTGTCTACAATTTTTCTAATCTGAAGTTGTTGTTTCAAATTgaaacaacaacaaacccaaagGGTCTCTGTGAGGTTTCACAAACTGCTGGTCCACTCGTATTGGTGTGCCCTGGTCTGCAAAAGGGTCAAGTTCGGATCGAACATTATGCATCAAAAAGAACGAAATATATTGTAGCACATGACTCAGTGCTTGCATGTTTTGCTCTTACTAGGGAAGGCAACCTGCTGGCAACAGCAAGCACCAAGGGTACACTAATCCGGATTTTCAACACTCTTGAAGGTACATTGTTGCAGGAG GTAAGAAGGGGTTTGGATAGAGCAGAAATATACAGTGTTTCATTCTCTCCAACTGCTCAGTGGCTAGCTGTCTGCAGCGACAAAGGCACTGTTCACGTTTTCAGCCCCAAGGTCAATCTAATGAACTTGAGTACTAACAAGTCAAATAGTTCTTCCGACTCCCGTGTTCCTGTGGCGGCATCTAGCTCATTCTCCTTCATCAGAG GAGTGCTTCCAAAGTATTTTAACTCAGAATGGTCTGTGGCTCAATTCCGGCTGCCAGGAGTTTCTAAATACATTGTTACATTCGGTAATGAAAAGAATACACTGATAATTCTCGGCTGGGACGGAAG CTTCATTAGATGCAAGTTTGATCCAGCATCCAGCAAAGAGATGACTCAGTTGGAATATCACAACTTTCTGAAGCCTGAAGAGCCTTGTAATGGGAAGTATGGATGA